A single genomic interval of Polyangium spumosum harbors:
- a CDS encoding NUDIX domain-containing protein has product MIRRAFSVAVYPRHEGRVLLIRHRRLGLWLPPGGEMLPDETPLEAAARELREETGLVGRFPVVSDVDGTPPGFIGYEEHPAGSKGIHLNFVFVADVDTDEVHPNDEFEEWRWVAHFDDVGGPPNVAQLGRIALAARPRG; this is encoded by the coding sequence ATGATTCGCCGCGCATTTTCCGTCGCCGTGTATCCACGTCACGAGGGTCGGGTGCTCTTGATTCGTCACCGGCGCCTCGGCTTATGGCTGCCGCCGGGCGGGGAGATGCTGCCGGACGAGACGCCGCTCGAGGCGGCCGCGCGCGAGCTCCGCGAGGAGACGGGGCTCGTCGGCCGGTTTCCGGTGGTGAGCGACGTCGACGGCACGCCGCCGGGGTTCATCGGGTACGAGGAGCACCCGGCGGGGAGCAAGGGGATTCACCTGAATTTCGTGTTCGTCGCCGACGTGGACACCGACGAGGTGCACCCGAACGACGAATTCGAGGAGTGGCGCTGGGTGGCGCATTTCGACGACGTCGGCGGGCCGCCGAACGTGGCGCAGCTCGGGAGGATCGCGCTCGCGGCGCGCCCGCGCGGGTGA
- a CDS encoding thrombospondin type 3 repeat-containing protein produces the protein MIRKTGFNYATGFFAAMILAGCVDLGSHDDVETSQDHLIAPPTLPPPTCPDRDLDGICDIGDNCPDHENPDQKDTDGDGLGDACDWACPDADSNGICDADECPDIDGDEVCDLDDNCPHWGNWDQKDTDGDGLGDACDSNCDDIDGDKICDADDNCPHWGNADQTDTDGDGLGDACDTASTTTPPPPPPPPPVPPPPPPCADLDDDGVCDIDDNCPEHPNAGQIDGDGDGYGDPCDCIDRDLDSICDQDDVCKYTHVPELYVPAVTLWYNRYALVDGDDVFDTGGMKGQPAPRIYTLQDTRGCSCEQIIEALGLGQGMINHGCSITTMEYWISQVNKAP, from the coding sequence ATGATTCGAAAAACTGGCTTCAATTACGCGACAGGGTTTTTCGCGGCGATGATCCTCGCCGGTTGCGTGGATCTCGGGAGCCACGACGACGTGGAGACGTCCCAGGATCACTTGATTGCGCCGCCGACGCTGCCGCCGCCGACCTGCCCCGACCGCGACCTCGATGGAATCTGCGACATCGGCGACAATTGCCCGGATCACGAGAATCCGGACCAGAAGGACACCGACGGCGACGGCCTCGGCGACGCCTGTGATTGGGCATGCCCCGACGCCGATTCGAACGGCATCTGCGACGCCGACGAGTGCCCCGACATCGACGGCGACGAGGTCTGCGACCTCGACGACAACTGCCCCCACTGGGGGAACTGGGACCAGAAGGACACCGACGGCGACGGCCTCGGCGACGCCTGCGACTCGAACTGTGACGATATCGACGGCGACAAGATCTGCGACGCCGACGATAACTGCCCCCACTGGGGAAACGCGGACCAGACGGACACCGACGGCGACGGCCTCGGCGACGCTTGTGACACGGCCTCGACGACGACGCCCCCGCCACCGCCGCCCCCGCCTCCGGTCCCGCCGCCCCCGCCTCCTTGCGCGGACCTGGACGACGATGGCGTCTGCGATATCGACGACAATTGCCCGGAGCACCCGAACGCGGGCCAGATCGACGGCGACGGCGACGGGTACGGCGATCCGTGTGATTGCATCGACCGGGACCTCGATTCCATCTGCGACCAGGACGACGTCTGCAAGTACACGCACGTCCCGGAGCTGTACGTGCCTGCCGTCACGCTCTGGTACAACCGCTACGCCCTCGTCGATGGCGACGACGTCTTCGACACGGGCGGCATGAAGGGCCAGCCGGCGCCGCGCATTTACACGCTCCAGGACACCCGCGGCTGCTCCTGCGAGCAGATCATCGAAGCGCTCGGCCTCGGCCAGGGCATGATCAACCACGGCTGCAGCATCACCACCATGGAATACTGGATTTCCCAGGTGAACAAGGCCCCGTAA
- a CDS encoding NAD(P)/FAD-dependent oxidoreductase yields MADRKDVPHVVIVGGGFGGLNAAMSLAGAPVRVTLVDRTNHHLFQPLLYQVATAGLSPADIAVPIRSVFSRQRNVRVLLAEAKGVDLPGKRLLLDKGELRYDYLVLAVGATHNFFGHDEWATHALGLKTLDEALRIRERMLLAFESAERTTDPEARRRLLTFVVIGGGPTGVEMAGAFSELATHVLSKDFRAIDPSQARVVLVEAGPRILAAFPEDLAHRAEAQLASLGVAVEKGRPVARIDDDGIAFGDGERIDAATVVWAAGVRGTKLSKALGVELDRGGRVKVSSDCSLPGHPEVFAIGDMAACRDKNGVEVPGLCPAAIQQGQYVARVVRDEIRGKPRQPFVYLDKGAMATVGRKRAIAMMGKLELAGFVAWLAWMAVHVFFLIGFKNRFLVMFNWIWQYFTWKRGARLITTHTGVEPGLLLAAAPDGPVPSLRPSVEAESAERAP; encoded by the coding sequence ATGGCCGATCGCAAAGACGTGCCGCATGTGGTGATCGTCGGTGGTGGATTCGGCGGGCTCAACGCCGCCATGTCGCTCGCGGGCGCGCCCGTGCGGGTCACGCTCGTCGATCGGACCAACCATCACCTCTTCCAGCCCTTGCTCTACCAGGTCGCGACCGCGGGCCTCTCGCCGGCCGACATCGCGGTCCCCATCCGCTCGGTCTTCTCGCGCCAGCGGAACGTCCGGGTCTTGCTCGCGGAGGCGAAGGGCGTCGACCTCCCTGGAAAACGGCTTTTGCTCGACAAGGGCGAGCTCCGGTACGATTACCTCGTCCTCGCCGTCGGGGCGACGCACAATTTTTTTGGCCACGACGAGTGGGCCACCCACGCGCTCGGCTTGAAGACGCTCGACGAGGCGCTCCGCATTCGTGAGCGAATGCTCCTCGCCTTCGAAAGCGCCGAGCGCACGACCGACCCCGAGGCGCGCAGGCGATTGCTCACGTTCGTCGTCATCGGCGGCGGCCCCACGGGCGTCGAGATGGCCGGCGCCTTCTCCGAGCTCGCCACGCACGTCCTCTCCAAGGATTTCCGCGCCATCGACCCTTCCCAGGCGCGCGTCGTCCTCGTCGAGGCCGGGCCCCGGATCCTCGCGGCGTTCCCCGAGGACCTCGCCCATCGCGCCGAGGCCCAGCTCGCCTCGCTCGGCGTCGCCGTGGAGAAGGGCCGGCCCGTCGCGCGGATCGACGACGATGGTATCGCGTTCGGCGACGGCGAGCGCATCGACGCGGCGACCGTCGTGTGGGCCGCGGGCGTCCGCGGCACGAAGCTCTCGAAGGCGCTCGGCGTCGAGCTCGACCGGGGCGGCCGGGTCAAGGTCTCCTCCGATTGCTCCCTCCCCGGCCACCCCGAGGTCTTCGCCATTGGCGACATGGCCGCCTGTCGTGACAAGAATGGCGTCGAGGTCCCGGGCCTCTGCCCTGCGGCCATCCAGCAGGGCCAGTACGTCGCGCGCGTCGTTCGCGACGAGATCCGGGGCAAGCCACGCCAGCCCTTCGTGTACCTCGACAAGGGCGCGATGGCCACGGTCGGCCGCAAGCGCGCCATTGCGATGATGGGCAAGCTCGAGCTCGCGGGTTTCGTCGCCTGGCTCGCGTGGATGGCCGTCCACGTCTTCTTCTTGATCGGCTTCAAGAACCGATTCCTCGTCATGTTCAACTGGATCTGGCAATACTTCACGTGGAAGCGCGGCGCGCGGCTCATCACCACGCATACCGGCGTCGAGCCCGGGCTCCTCCTCGCCGCCGCGCCCGACGGGCCCGTGCCGTCTTTGCGCCCCTCCGTGGAGGCAGAGAGCGCCGAAAGGGCGCCCTGA
- a CDS encoding helix-turn-helix transcriptional regulator: protein MIKKTRKESRVSGSAVGARPERRAAAAEGAVGWTFLTNHAHVLFCLAEDPEVRLRDVADRVGITERAVQRIVTDLEEEGFVSRSRVGRRNLYEVHPEKPLRHPIEAHRDVKALLSLILRGRTSRATR, encoded by the coding sequence ATGATCAAGAAAACACGAAAGGAAAGTCGTGTGTCGGGGAGCGCGGTCGGCGCGCGACCGGAGCGGCGCGCGGCGGCGGCCGAAGGGGCGGTGGGCTGGACGTTCCTGACGAACCACGCGCACGTGCTGTTCTGCCTGGCGGAGGACCCGGAGGTGCGGCTGCGGGACGTGGCCGATCGGGTCGGGATCACCGAGCGCGCCGTGCAGCGGATCGTGACGGACCTGGAAGAGGAGGGGTTCGTGTCGCGATCACGCGTGGGGCGGCGGAACCTCTACGAGGTGCACCCGGAGAAGCCGCTGCGGCACCCGATCGAGGCGCACCGCGACGTCAAGGCGCTCCTGTCGCTGATCCTCCGAGGCCGGACGTCGAGGGCCACGCGCTGA
- a CDS encoding ATP-binding protein: protein MTADPEIGRLLLEEIHRHAAALAEDASEDAQRRAIHALKGSAGIAGERALFESLARIERRLVDGDATALADARGVVSIAGEALAAGRSIPAPAWPEPPWDLRGRPVPSDKRARYAAEMTDRLARVDELLEGELPEARAIAGIFREVHAMKAAALAAGDDATAWFCHGLEDRARDASRSDVEARRAIAEIARWRGLLGELVAAPDRAVEVLRRLAQSARTSSLPPPSFGAFDRGARSSSLPPPSFGAPEPPPHSAPEPSLDPRADRRSGETLRVSTAALDRLLDRVRSLERAESAIAAAGRELGVLATRARRVRSALAETRSLHDAVPLRASRLRKATAAVAALSDALEAEAATLLGAAELSRFEAASAHADIALMRTTTVSTLFDRVVSAASAQARRLGRDVRILARGGETLIDRRVAEGLFDPLLQLVQNAIVHGIEPETTRAYLGKPLAGRVEISAEQRGASLRIVVRDDGAGVDGERVRSRAVSRGAIAPARAVTADQKALLALLFVPGFSLRENVDLLAGRGLGLGLVRESVRRLGGTVRLASRPSEGLTATLDVPLERGLVRVLWVRAGEAVYAIPARLVRRVAFGADLSNTLAFPLAACVRGLGALETGEALGDVDGPTFLLELDPGREDEPSFFVSVTSVGEIEEVSLHAAPPLVALAGPYNGAIVRGDAVRLCLDVHALAELVYLVQGRRVP from the coding sequence GTGACGGCGGATCCCGAGATCGGCCGCCTTCTCCTCGAGGAGATCCACCGCCACGCCGCCGCGCTCGCCGAGGACGCGAGCGAAGACGCGCAGCGCCGCGCGATCCACGCGCTGAAAGGCTCGGCGGGCATCGCCGGCGAGCGCGCCCTCTTCGAATCCCTCGCGCGGATCGAGCGGCGCCTCGTCGACGGGGACGCGACGGCCCTCGCCGACGCGCGCGGCGTCGTCTCCATCGCGGGCGAGGCCCTCGCCGCGGGCCGCTCGATCCCGGCGCCTGCCTGGCCCGAGCCTCCATGGGACCTGCGCGGCCGGCCGGTTCCATCCGACAAACGCGCGCGTTATGCCGCCGAGATGACCGATCGCCTCGCGCGGGTCGACGAGCTGCTCGAGGGCGAGCTGCCCGAGGCGCGGGCCATCGCCGGCATCTTCCGCGAGGTGCACGCCATGAAGGCCGCCGCGCTCGCGGCGGGCGACGACGCCACCGCGTGGTTCTGCCATGGCCTCGAGGATCGCGCGCGCGACGCGAGCCGCAGCGACGTCGAGGCTCGCCGCGCCATCGCCGAGATCGCGCGCTGGCGCGGCCTGCTCGGCGAGCTCGTCGCCGCGCCCGATCGTGCCGTCGAGGTCCTCCGCCGCCTCGCCCAGAGCGCACGTACGAGCTCGTTGCCTCCTCCCTCCTTTGGCGCCTTCGACCGCGGCGCTCGCTCGAGCTCGTTGCCTCCGCCCTCCTTCGGCGCCCCCGAACCGCCGCCGCACAGCGCCCCCGAGCCCTCGCTCGATCCGCGCGCGGATCGCCGCTCCGGCGAGACCCTCCGTGTCTCCACCGCCGCCCTCGATCGCCTCCTCGATCGTGTCCGCTCCCTCGAGCGCGCCGAGTCTGCGATCGCGGCGGCGGGCCGTGAGCTCGGCGTCCTCGCCACCCGCGCGCGGCGCGTCCGCAGCGCCCTCGCCGAGACGCGCTCCTTGCACGACGCCGTCCCCCTCCGCGCCTCGCGCCTCCGCAAGGCCACCGCGGCTGTCGCGGCCCTCTCGGATGCCCTCGAAGCCGAGGCTGCCACGCTGCTCGGCGCCGCCGAGCTCTCGCGCTTCGAGGCGGCCTCTGCGCATGCCGACATCGCGCTCATGCGCACCACCACCGTCTCCACCCTCTTCGATCGGGTCGTCTCTGCGGCGAGCGCCCAGGCGCGCAGGCTCGGGCGTGACGTCCGCATCCTCGCGCGTGGCGGCGAGACCCTCATCGATCGCCGCGTCGCCGAGGGCCTCTTCGATCCCCTCCTCCAGCTCGTCCAGAACGCCATCGTCCATGGCATCGAGCCCGAGACCACGCGCGCGTACCTCGGCAAACCTCTCGCGGGTCGTGTCGAGATCTCCGCCGAGCAGCGCGGCGCCTCGCTTCGTATCGTCGTGCGTGACGACGGCGCCGGCGTCGATGGCGAGCGCGTGCGCTCGCGAGCCGTCTCGCGTGGCGCCATTGCTCCTGCCCGCGCGGTCACGGCCGACCAGAAGGCCCTGCTCGCCCTCCTCTTCGTCCCGGGCTTCTCCTTGCGCGAGAACGTCGACCTCCTCGCGGGCCGGGGCCTCGGCCTTGGCCTCGTGCGTGAGTCCGTGCGGCGCCTCGGCGGCACCGTGCGCCTCGCCAGCCGTCCTTCCGAGGGCCTCACGGCCACCCTCGACGTCCCGCTCGAGCGTGGCCTCGTGCGTGTCCTCTGGGTCCGCGCGGGCGAGGCCGTGTATGCGATCCCTGCGCGGCTCGTTCGACGCGTCGCCTTTGGGGCCGACCTCTCGAACACCCTCGCCTTCCCTCTCGCCGCGTGCGTGCGTGGGCTCGGCGCGCTCGAGACGGGCGAGGCGCTCGGCGACGTGGATGGCCCCACGTTCCTGCTCGAGCTCGATCCGGGCCGCGAGGACGAGCCTTCCTTCTTCGTCTCGGTCACGTCCGTCGGCGAGATCGAGGAGGTCTCGCTGCATGCGGCGCCGCCGCTCGTCGCGCTCGCGGGCCCGTACAACGGGGCGATCGTGCGTGGAGACGCCGTACGCCTCTGCCTCGACGTGCACGCCCTCGCCGAGCTCGTCTACCTGGTGCAGGGGCGACGCGTCCCCTGA
- a CDS encoding methyl-accepting chemotaxis protein, translated as MSAPRRRRWIDVLRRAAEPASAPEPQTDIDTALWSAHGEAQRAVNEAAEGAPRLMEAVQRQRSSIEGVSERAGAMAAHAEGLTLAATRVADLFERLSVVALNAGLEGARTPEPQGKALLLLSEEIRTHATRGADATRDLVMVVEEMAAETSLLRGELTSVLRAADETGGSARALGDAAGRAGLALADVERHLRRATGIDPEVARAVALAAEHAKGLLSALSTLRAAAPARPLLLGALRPVLAPLSRLLGELGEEGPSAEASPGSPEGDDGGASP; from the coding sequence GTGAGCGCGCCGCGCAGGCGAAGGTGGATCGACGTGCTCCGGCGCGCGGCCGAGCCCGCGAGCGCGCCCGAGCCGCAGACCGACATCGACACGGCGCTCTGGTCGGCGCACGGCGAGGCGCAACGCGCGGTCAACGAGGCGGCCGAGGGCGCGCCGCGGCTCATGGAGGCCGTCCAGCGGCAGCGCTCCTCGATCGAAGGCGTCTCCGAGCGCGCGGGCGCGATGGCCGCGCACGCCGAGGGCCTCACGCTCGCGGCCACGCGCGTCGCCGACCTCTTCGAGCGCCTCTCCGTGGTCGCGCTGAACGCCGGGCTCGAAGGCGCGCGCACGCCCGAGCCGCAAGGCAAGGCCCTGCTCCTGCTCTCCGAGGAGATCCGCACGCACGCGACGCGCGGGGCCGACGCCACGCGCGACCTCGTCATGGTCGTCGAGGAGATGGCGGCCGAGACGAGCCTGCTGCGCGGCGAGCTCACGAGTGTCCTCAGGGCCGCCGACGAGACGGGTGGGTCTGCGCGCGCGCTCGGTGACGCGGCCGGTCGCGCGGGCCTCGCGCTCGCCGACGTCGAGCGGCACCTGCGCCGCGCCACGGGCATCGATCCCGAGGTCGCGCGGGCCGTCGCGCTCGCGGCCGAACACGCCAAGGGCCTGCTCTCCGCGCTCTCCACGCTCCGCGCCGCCGCCCCTGCGCGCCCGCTCCTGCTCGGCGCGCTCCGCCCCGTGCTCGCGCCTCTCTCGCGCCTGCTCGGCGAGCTCGGGGAGGAAGGACCGAGCGCCGAAGCCTCGCCCGGATCGCCCGAGGGCGACGACGGTGGGGCCTCGCCGTGA
- a CDS encoding chemotaxis protein CheW encodes MRRGGVLVRVSAAKGGRFVLVPAEVVRSVFVLPAITPVEGLRAPAAGVALANGEVVTVLCLDEEGLSPSSQNEHTTAVVCDLGGEPVAIVGRAIEASGLFEEARAGVVRAGEAEAEILDVPALRREAEEAIWTARTAVLRSPQVTS; translated from the coding sequence GTGCGACGCGGGGGCGTACTCGTGAGGGTCTCGGCCGCGAAGGGCGGCCGCTTCGTGCTCGTGCCGGCGGAGGTCGTGCGCTCCGTCTTCGTGCTGCCCGCGATCACGCCCGTCGAGGGCCTGCGCGCGCCTGCGGCGGGCGTCGCGCTCGCGAACGGCGAGGTCGTCACGGTCCTCTGCCTCGATGAGGAGGGGCTCTCGCCGTCGTCGCAGAACGAACACACGACGGCCGTCGTCTGCGACCTCGGCGGCGAGCCCGTGGCCATCGTGGGCCGCGCGATCGAGGCGTCAGGGCTCTTCGAGGAGGCGCGCGCAGGGGTCGTGCGCGCGGGCGAGGCGGAAGCGGAGATCCTCGACGTCCCGGCCCTCCGTCGCGAGGCCGAGGAGGCGATCTGGACGGCGCGCACGGCCGTGCTGCGCTCGCCGCAGGTGACGTCGTGA
- a CDS encoding DUF4388 domain-containing protein encodes MASAARVLVIDDSPTILKVVSAILARSGFEPTTARDGIAGLEIIRKGPKFDLVLLDFVMPRMNGYQFCRELRSDATHRTLPVVLMSAKGDKIRGTFVQQTGAVDAITKPFDARALVTVVEGALSKTAEGRAPRPVPEGQKMPEEEVLPVESMRPSMHIRHARQRASVEFAQQVANAVVPAIISLAPEDRASEASVMAAVARAMTPDVLAALSLTVKDLDPGDGVREAMSGDLSVVALAEILQVLGMQRQTGVLHVTNNRTSITISMRQGQIDFVQSRGASDEYRLGRYFLEKGALTRDQLDALLADLRGSNKLLGEEVVARGIVTREELVDILTKQSSELIYDMLRWPYGRFSFTKEPFRPEADMAKLTLGVSALVLEGFRRVDEWRLMEGTINFDQVLVIDQFALEGLSPGQVTRLERLVLDAVDGKRTVSEVVKESTVGSFDAVKIIYQFLQSRVLRTR; translated from the coding sequence ATGGCAAGCGCGGCGCGTGTCCTGGTCATCGACGACAGCCCGACCATCCTGAAGGTCGTCAGCGCCATCCTGGCCCGTAGCGGCTTCGAGCCCACCACCGCCCGCGACGGCATCGCGGGGCTCGAGATCATCCGCAAGGGCCCGAAGTTCGACCTCGTCCTGCTCGACTTCGTGATGCCGCGGATGAACGGCTACCAGTTCTGCCGCGAGCTCCGCTCGGACGCGACGCACCGCACCTTGCCCGTCGTGCTGATGAGCGCGAAGGGCGACAAGATCCGCGGCACCTTCGTGCAGCAGACGGGCGCGGTCGACGCGATCACGAAGCCCTTCGACGCGCGTGCGCTCGTCACCGTCGTCGAGGGCGCGCTCTCCAAGACCGCCGAGGGCCGCGCGCCGCGACCCGTCCCCGAGGGCCAGAAGATGCCCGAGGAGGAGGTGTTGCCGGTCGAGAGCATGCGCCCGAGCATGCACATCCGGCACGCGCGGCAACGCGCCAGCGTGGAGTTCGCGCAGCAGGTCGCGAACGCCGTGGTCCCCGCGATCATCTCCCTCGCGCCCGAGGACCGCGCGAGCGAGGCCTCCGTCATGGCCGCCGTCGCGCGCGCGATGACGCCCGACGTGCTCGCCGCGCTCTCGCTCACGGTGAAGGACCTCGACCCGGGCGACGGCGTGCGCGAGGCGATGAGCGGCGACCTCTCGGTCGTGGCGCTCGCGGAGATCCTGCAGGTGCTCGGCATGCAGCGTCAGACGGGCGTCCTGCACGTCACGAACAACCGCACCTCGATCACGATCTCCATGCGGCAGGGCCAGATCGATTTCGTCCAGTCGCGCGGCGCCTCGGACGAGTACCGGCTCGGGCGTTACTTCCTGGAGAAAGGCGCGCTCACGCGGGATCAGCTCGACGCGCTGCTCGCGGACCTGCGTGGTTCGAACAAGCTGCTCGGCGAGGAGGTCGTGGCTCGTGGCATCGTCACGCGCGAGGAGCTCGTCGACATCCTCACCAAGCAATCGAGCGAGCTCATCTACGACATGCTCCGCTGGCCGTACGGGCGCTTCTCCTTCACGAAGGAGCCCTTCCGGCCCGAGGCCGACATGGCGAAGCTCACCCTCGGCGTGAGCGCCCTCGTGCTCGAGGGCTTCCGCCGCGTCGACGAGTGGCGGCTCATGGAGGGCACGATCAACTTCGATCAGGTGCTCGTCATCGATCAGTTCGCCCTCGAAGGGCTCTCGCCCGGCCAGGTCACGCGGCTCGAGCGGCTCGTGCTCGACGCGGTGGACGGCAAGCGCACCGTGAGCGAGGTCGTCAAGGAGAGCACCGTCGGCTCCTTCGACGCGGTGAAGATCATCTACCAGTTCCTGCAGTCGCGCGTCCTTCGTACGAGGTAG
- a CDS encoding transglutaminase TgpA family protein: MRFGLVHRVMTDALAVLGILALLASGQFGPWVSGSLIGGLVVALLVRDVWEKYPALKHFDAITLIGVLALQIGRLLFDANANVLDVVIEFAAALQIIRLATRKGAAHDQQVIVLALLHLISGTVLGGGLGYGLCFLGVIIVAPGALVLSHLRREVEGNYRQGARDRTGLPVDVPRILRSRRVVGRTFLGVTCLLSVPIFVFTALLFVLFPRVGLSLLLLNRGHSGRVIGFSGRVDLGEVGVLRSDPTLVMRIEMPNLPDPPPARIPLHLRGAALDAYDGRTWTQTETWKRAAENEAGIVPIDDRWPDSKLDPVMRVDLEPIDPPVLFLPPYASGLRLRTRATVGPEPHAMAFKGPEGELRYQPLDDRGIKYDIFLSRKKSPTFRKLPSSERWKYLTLPRNMSDRIRELAATWTIEAKTPLERARSIENHLRTEYRYDLASPSGKDPQPLDHFLFESKRGHCEFYSTAMAVMLRTLDVPTRNVTGFVGGSYNRFGKFYAVRQGDAHSWVEAWIDEYGWLTFDPTPPADAAPKSEIVGVWAYLRDLIEATSQRWDRHVVSYDLSQQVGLLNSLTSRYRRGGSKSDGGPRGRVGLFVVAGIVAAAGGAALWMRRKKQRAATASRSADPRSASALLATALYEALDAAMSARGVGRSPSVPPLRHAQALVSMSHPLAEEVLDLTEIYIAARFGGVVISDEDRRRFERRVKAIRQPGPQHQQAAAAPAS; this comes from the coding sequence ATGAGGTTCGGGCTCGTTCATCGGGTGATGACCGACGCGCTCGCGGTGCTGGGCATCCTGGCGCTGCTCGCGAGCGGGCAGTTCGGGCCCTGGGTGAGCGGCTCGCTCATCGGCGGGCTCGTCGTCGCGCTGCTCGTCCGCGACGTCTGGGAGAAGTACCCGGCGCTGAAGCACTTCGACGCGATCACCTTGATCGGCGTGCTCGCGCTGCAGATCGGGCGGCTGCTCTTCGACGCGAACGCGAACGTGCTCGACGTGGTGATCGAGTTCGCCGCGGCGCTGCAGATCATCCGGCTCGCGACCCGCAAGGGCGCGGCGCACGACCAGCAGGTGATCGTGCTCGCGCTCCTGCACCTGATCTCGGGCACGGTGCTCGGCGGAGGCCTGGGCTACGGGCTCTGCTTCCTCGGCGTGATCATCGTGGCGCCGGGCGCGCTCGTCCTGAGCCACCTCCGGCGCGAGGTCGAGGGCAACTACCGGCAAGGCGCGCGCGACCGCACGGGCTTGCCCGTCGACGTGCCGCGCATCCTGCGCTCGCGCCGCGTCGTCGGTCGCACCTTCCTCGGCGTGACGTGCCTGCTCTCGGTGCCGATCTTCGTCTTCACGGCGCTGCTCTTCGTGCTCTTCCCGCGCGTCGGCCTCTCGCTGCTGCTCCTGAACCGCGGGCACTCGGGGCGCGTGATCGGCTTCTCGGGGCGCGTCGACCTCGGCGAGGTCGGCGTCCTGCGCAGCGACCCGACGCTCGTCATGCGCATCGAGATGCCGAACCTGCCGGACCCGCCGCCCGCGCGGATCCCGCTGCACCTGCGCGGCGCGGCGCTCGACGCCTACGACGGCCGCACGTGGACGCAGACCGAGACGTGGAAACGCGCGGCGGAGAACGAGGCCGGCATCGTCCCGATCGACGATCGCTGGCCCGACTCCAAGCTCGATCCGGTGATGCGCGTCGACCTCGAGCCGATCGACCCGCCCGTGCTGTTCCTGCCGCCGTACGCCTCGGGGCTGCGGCTCCGGACGCGCGCGACGGTGGGGCCGGAGCCGCACGCGATGGCCTTCAAGGGCCCCGAGGGCGAGCTCCGGTATCAGCCGCTCGACGACCGCGGCATCAAGTACGACATCTTCCTGTCCCGCAAGAAGAGCCCGACGTTCCGCAAGCTCCCGAGCTCCGAGCGCTGGAAGTACCTCACGCTGCCGCGGAACATGTCGGACCGGATCCGCGAGCTCGCCGCGACGTGGACGATCGAAGCAAAGACGCCGCTCGAACGAGCGCGCTCGATCGAGAACCACCTGAGGACCGAGTATCGGTACGACCTCGCCTCGCCGTCGGGCAAAGATCCGCAGCCGCTCGATCACTTCCTGTTCGAGTCGAAGCGCGGCCACTGCGAGTTCTACTCGACCGCGATGGCCGTCATGCTCCGCACGCTCGACGTGCCGACGCGCAACGTGACGGGCTTCGTGGGCGGCAGCTACAACCGGTTCGGCAAGTTCTACGCCGTGCGCCAGGGCGACGCGCACTCGTGGGTCGAGGCGTGGATCGACGAATACGGCTGGCTCACCTTCGACCCGACCCCGCCCGCGGACGCGGCGCCGAAGAGCGAGATCGTGGGCGTGTGGGCGTACCTGCGCGACCTCATCGAGGCGACGAGCCAGCGCTGGGATCGGCACGTGGTGAGCTACGACCTGAGCCAGCAGGTGGGGCTCTTGAACAGCCTCACCTCGCGCTATCGCCGCGGCGGATCGAAGTCGGACGGCGGGCCCCGCGGCCGCGTGGGGCTCTTCGTCGTGGCAGGCATCGTCGCGGCGGCGGGAGGCGCGGCGCTCTGGATGCGGCGCAAGAAGCAACGCGCGGCCACGGCCTCGCGCAGCGCGGATCCTCGCTCGGCGAGCGCCCTGCTCGCGACGGCGCTCTACGAGGCGCTCGACGCCGCGATGAGCGCGCGGGGCGTGGGCCGTTCGCCGAGCGTCCCGCCGCTCCGGCACGCGCAAGCGCTCGTGTCGATGTCACACCCACTCGCGGAGGAGGTCCTCGATCTGACCGAGATCTACATCGCGGCGCGGTTCGGCGGCGTGGTGATCTCGGACGAAGATCGGCGGCGCTTCGAGCGGCGGGTGAAGGCGATCCGTCAGCCAGGGCCGCAGCACCAGCAGGCCGCGGCCGCGCCCGCGTCGTGA